One region of Solanum pennellii chromosome 6, SPENNV200 genomic DNA includes:
- the LOC107021611 gene encoding uncharacterized protein LOC107021611, translated as MPSTAPSPFPDNQIRRPISGRKPLQPKNTPATPVTSNSNKPEKWIENSVTQNSNKENLHPDISIPKKATNPISCIQDEPFDSSLAEELSAIREKLERLKGDKEKTEKMLKERDLMLDLQMKELFNRGEMQKQLELEVDRLFRLNELRLSCTQKISPIRTLREKIEEKKIKGDHLKELNYDEEDEIMTDSSSDKDPNA; from the exons atgccATCGACAGCCCCATCACCTTTTCCCGACAATCAGATCCGCCGGCCAATATCTGGCCGGAAACCGCTTCAACCGAAGAATACTCCGGCAACTCCAGTTACATCCAATTCAAATAAACCTGAAAAATGGATCGAAAACTCAGTAACTCAAAACTCAAACAAGGAGAATCTTCATCCAGATATTTCGATTCCGAAAAAGGCAACAAATCCAATCAGCTGCATTCAGGATGAACCTTTCGATTCATCGTTAGCTGAGGAGCTTAGTGCCATTCGTGAAAAGCTGGAGAGGCTGAAAGGCGATAAAGAGAAAACAGAGAAGATGTTGAAAGAAAGGGATTTGATGCTGGATTTGCAGATGAAAGAGCTCTTCAACAGAGGGGAGATGCAGAAACAGCTTGAACTTGAAGTTGATCGGCTTTTCCGATTGAACGAGCTCAGATTATCCTGCACG CAAAAAATTTCTCCAATTCGAACGCTCAGGGagaagatagaagaaaagaagataaaGGGTGATCATCTAAAG gaGCTGAATTacgatgaagaagatgaaatcATGACCGATAGCTCATCGGACAAGGACCCAAATGCATAG